The Salvelinus sp. IW2-2015 linkage group LG6.2, ASM291031v2, whole genome shotgun sequence genome window below encodes:
- the LOC111965813 gene encoding mastermind-like protein 1 isoform X2, producing the protein MMADFVVPRHSAVMERLRRRIELFRRHNTSCENRYDNTARERLEMERQQTFALHQRCLQTKAKRSSKHRQPTSDQAVQRGSGTGGNNADLGDGGTPEQSRNSTLIAESVKRKLESAGSPGQVNGFSDGYPPSKKACLDNGTSNGGIPPRSPLDSKHGIGADSLIPNGGEHRGTAAGEQEFRLKEMKQEPMDDILPCMLPSGGGASNSLFPDLNEQEWTELMEELNRSVAYEDIQDILNDGFEDRKDPPDLAGPTPGTGAQSGGTSQGGLLLPDLASVKAEFSPASTAFEQDSCAGSPHARPKSSGPPMQHSASFPGAATSTVSSPALPQPLSQQPPPSRQLPPQNHRLPPGPVSKDLSPAQQLQQLAAQQQRAQQMQSQLQQQQHAQKQQQAQKQQQQQAPKFHPSGSHPCRPSWPPQSAPSQSPVGGAYGLEKPTSPSLYPQDFPNNPKPQLMMPGQPNKGSPKAVAGGYLQPGGPHTNMLGHPAQGPGAPLSHPAAAGPGGLGSAMLNYSNTKPLSHYEAAAQGPPQGPPSAQSQNKAVLLSLLRQQQQMKQKQGLSFRPQLPHGQEQNVYPAAPHGPGPGNAMAPQLGGPGNGMAGNHGNVAYLSGQAAVKQQLMEQQKQFLLGQRQQLIMAQQEKQRQQQEQQLQRHLTRPPPQYQDQQNQQPGAQNNPFQQQQVAQFTGSSQPLSNVGTLGGPAPGAQRMFPQTQQGMIGMTMGQQGGAGPTPGVPPPSSQADMSLASCVGVMDSALQHQVLYSNMNMHPSQQSSMQRQPVSNMGVSYRQNMLSQQQHLKNQPNAALLKQQQQQLARLPGSMPGXNMPSVMPNAMQSTQSQTWQQQGMQQAMGAQQPPSSNGGLPPNAFANPNAFHMQQQTHIPNKMPVGNTPFGANANGRPMGAMNTAQKQMMQQAQQRTAANPQASLGQPLGPGQVLPNQQQQQGSQGQGVLPDLGAFGQPQGGCLVSQGLQCRQQGYQVNRTANQQQQQLPFIYNTGSGASSLPSFPGESDLVDSLLKERSTQEWMDDLDELLASHH; encoded by the exons ATGATGGCCGATTTTGTAGTGCCGCGACACAGTGCGGTGATGGAACGACTCCGCCGTCGAATCGAGCTCTTCAGGAGGCATAACACCAGCTGCGAGAACCGCTACGACAACACAGCGAGGGAGCGGCTGGAGATGGAACGGCAGCAGACCTTTGCACTGCACCAACGGTGCCTGCAAACCAAGGCCAAGCGGTCGAGTAAGCACAGACAGCCAACATCCGACCAAGCAGTTCAGAGAGGGTCAGGGACCGGGGGCAACAACGCAGACCTAGGGGATGGTGGGACGCCCGAGCAGAGCAGAAACAGCACTTTGATTGCG GAGTCAGTGAAGAGGAAGCTGGAGAGCGCTGGCTCCCCTGGTCAGGTCAACGGCTTCAGCGATGGCTACCCCCCGTCCAAAAAGGCTTGCCTAGACAACGGCACGTCCAACGGCGGCATCCCCCCTCGCTCACCCCTGGACTCCAAGCACGGCATTGGCGCTGACTCTCTCATACCCAATGGTGGAGAACATCGTGGAACCGCCGCTGGGGAGCAGGAGTTCCGGCTCAAAGAGATGAAGCAGGAGCCCATGGATGACATCCTCCCCTGCATGCTGCCGTCAGGGGGCGGAGCCAGCAACAGCCTCTTCCCTGACCTCAACGAGCAGGAGTGGACGGAGCTCATGGAGGAGCTCAACCGCTCGGTGGCCTATGAGGACATCCAGGACATCCTCAACGACGGTTTCGAGGACCGCAAGGACCCTCCTGATCTGGCCGGACCCACCCCTGGGACAGGCGCACAGTCTGGGGGAACCTCACAAGGAGGCCTCCTGCTTCCGGACCTGGCCAGCGTCAAGGCAGAGTTCTCCCCGGCCTCTACCGCCTTCGAGCAGGACTCATGCGCCGGCTCGCCCCACGCCAGGCCCAAGTCATCGGGGCCGCCCATGCAGCACTCCGCCAGCTTCCCGGGAGCAGCCACCTCCACCGTCTCCTCCCCGGCCCTGCCCCAGCCCCTCAGCCAGCAGCCTCCCCCATCCAGGCAGCTCCCTCCCCAGAACCACCGCCTTCCCCCGGGGCCTGTCTCCAAAGACCTGTCCCCTGCCCAGCAGCTCCAGCAGCTAGCTGCCCAGCAGCAGAGAGCCCAGCAGATGCAGTCCCAGCTCCAACAGCAGCAACACGCTCAGAAACAGCAGCAAGCCcaaaaacaacagcagcagcaagccCCCAAATTCCACCCCTCTGGGTCCCACCCCTGCCGTCCATCTTGGCCACCCCAGTCGGCCCCGTCTCAGAGCCCCGTAGGGGGAGCTTACGGCCTGGAGAAGCCCACCAGCCCCTCCCTCTACCCCCAGGACTTCCCAAATAACCCCAAGCCCCAGCTGATGATGCCCGGACAGCCCAACAAGGGCTCACCCAAAGCCGTGGCCGGCGGGTACCTGCAGCCCGGAGGCCCCCACACCAACATGCTGGGTCACCCTGCCCAAGGACCAGGGGCTCCGCTTAGCCACCCTGCAGCAGCAGGCCCTGGGGGCCTGGGCTCTGCCATGCTCAACTACAGCAATACCAAGCCCCTGTCCCACTATGAGGCTGCGGCCCAGGGGCCACCGCAGGGCCCCCCCAGTGCCCAGAGCCAGAACAAGGCAGTGCTGCTGTCGCTCctcagacagcagcagcagatgaAGCAGAAGCAAGGTCTGTCCTTCAGACCACAGCTACCCCACGGCCAG GAACAGAACGTATACCCTGCCGCACCGCACGGCCCTGGACCTGGCAACGCCATGGCCCCCCAGCTGGGGGGGCCCGGCAACGGAATGGCGGGAAACCACGGCAACGTCGCCTACCTGTCGGGGCAGGCGGCGGTGAAGCAGCAGCTGATGGAGCAGCAGAAACAGTTCCTACTGGGCCAGAGGCAGCAGCTGATCATGGCCCAACAG GAAAAACAGCGTCAGCAGCAAGAGCAGCAGCTCCAGAGGCACCTGACCCGTCCCCCTCCCCAGTACCAGGACCAACAGAACCAGCAACCTGGCGCACAGAACAACCCCTTCCAGCAGCAGCAGGTTGCCCAGTTTACAG GTTCGTCACAGCCATTGAGCAACGTTGGTACGCTGGGAGGCCCCGCCCCTGGAGCTCAGCGAATGTTCCCCCAGACGCAACAAGGCATGATTGGTATGACCATGGGCCAACAGGGTGGTGCTGGCCCCACCCCTGgtgtcccccctccctccagccaGGCAGACATGAGCCTCGCCTCCTGTGTAGGTGTTATGGACTCTGCCTTACAGCATCAGGTACTCTACAGCAACATGAACATGCACCCCTCCCAGCAAAGTTCCATGCAGAGGCAGCCTGTAAGCAATATGGGCGTCTCCTACCGACAGAACATGCTATCCCAGCAGCAACACCTTAAAAACCAGCCTAACGCCGCCCTGCtgaaacaacagcagcagcagttagCCAGACTACCCGGCTCCATGCCTGGCRGCAACATGCCCAGTGTTATGCCCAACGCCATGCAGAGCACCCAGAGCCAAACTTGGCAGCAGCAGGGCATGCAGCAAGCTATGGGTGCCCAGCAGCCTCCCTCCAGCAACGGAGGTCTCCCGCCCAATGCCTTTGCCAACCCCAACGCCTTCCACATGCAGCAGCAGACCCACATACCAAACAAGATGCCTGTTGGCAACACCCCCTTCGGCGCCAATGCCAACGGCAGGCCCATGGGCGCCATGAACACTGCCCAGAAACAGATGATGCAGCAGGCCCAGCAAAGGACTGCAGCCAACCCCCAAGCTTCCCTTGGGCAGCCCTTAGGCCCAGGGCAAGTCTTACCCAatcagcaacagcagcagggTTCCCAAGGCCAGGGGGTGTTGCCCGACCTGGGTGCCTTTGGTCAGCCGCAGGGGGGGTGTTTGGTCAGCCAGGGGCTCCAGTGCAGACAGCAGGGCTACCAGGTCAACAGAACTGCTaaccaacagcagcagcagttgcCGTTTATCTACAACACTGGGTCAGGGGCTAGCAGTTTGCCCAGCTTCCCTGGTGAGAGTGACCTGGTGGACTCTCTGCTGAAAGAACGCAGCACGCAGGAGTGGATGGACGATCTGGATGAGCTCTTAGCTAGCCACCATTGA
- the LOC111965813 gene encoding mastermind-like protein 1 isoform X3 — protein MERLRRRIELFRRHNTSCENRYDNTARERLEMERQQTFALHQRCLQTKAKRSSKHRQPTSDQAVQRGSGTGGNNADLGDGGTPEQSRNSTLIALQESVKRKLESAGSPGQVNGFSDGYPPSKKACLDNGTSNGGIPPRSPLDSKHGIGADSLIPNGGEHRGTAAGEQEFRLKEMKQEPMDDILPCMLPSGGGASNSLFPDLNEQEWTELMEELNRSVAYEDIQDILNDGFEDRKDPPDLAGPTPGTGAQSGGTSQGGLLLPDLASVKAEFSPASTAFEQDSCAGSPHARPKSSGPPMQHSASFPGAATSTVSSPALPQPLSQQPPPSRQLPPQNHRLPPGPVSKDLSPAQQLQQLAAQQQRAQQMQSQLQQQQHAQKQQQAQKQQQQQAPKFHPSGSHPCRPSWPPQSAPSQSPVGGAYGLEKPTSPSLYPQDFPNNPKPQLMMPGQPNKGSPKAVAGGYLQPGGPHTNMLGHPAQGPGAPLSHPAAAGPGGLGSAMLNYSNTKPLSHYEAAAQGPPQGPPSAQSQNKAVLLSLLRQQQQMKQKQGLSFRPQLPHGQEQNVYPAAPHGPGPGNAMAPQLGGPGNGMAGNHGNVAYLSGQAAVKQQLMEQQKQFLLGQRQQLIMAQQEKQRQQQEQQLQRHLTRPPPQYQDQQNQQPGAQNNPFQQQQVAQFTGSSQPLSNVGTLGGPAPGAQRMFPQTQQGMIGMTMGQQGGAGPTPGVPPPSSQADMSLASCVGVMDSALQHQVLYSNMNMHPSQQSSMQRQPVSNMGVSYRQNMLSQQQHLKNQPNAALLKQQQQQLARLPGSMPGXNMPSVMPNAMQSTQSQTWQQQGMQQAMGAQQPPSSNGGLPPNAFANPNAFHMQQQTHIPNKMPVGNTPFGANANGRPMGAMNTAQKQMMQQAQQRTAANPQASLGQPLGPGQVLPNQQQQQGSQGQGVLPDLGAFGQPQGGCLVSQGLQCRQQGYQVNRTANQQQQQLPFIYNTGSGASSLPSFPGESDLVDSLLKERSTQEWMDDLDELLASHH, from the exons ATGGAACGACTCCGCCGTCGAATCGAGCTCTTCAGGAGGCATAACACCAGCTGCGAGAACCGCTACGACAACACAGCGAGGGAGCGGCTGGAGATGGAACGGCAGCAGACCTTTGCACTGCACCAACGGTGCCTGCAAACCAAGGCCAAGCGGTCGAGTAAGCACAGACAGCCAACATCCGACCAAGCAGTTCAGAGAGGGTCAGGGACCGGGGGCAACAACGCAGACCTAGGGGATGGTGGGACGCCCGAGCAGAGCAGAAACAGCACTTTGATTGCG TTGCAGGAGTCAGTGAAGAGGAAGCTGGAGAGCGCTGGCTCCCCTGGTCAGGTCAACGGCTTCAGCGATGGCTACCCCCCGTCCAAAAAGGCTTGCCTAGACAACGGCACGTCCAACGGCGGCATCCCCCCTCGCTCACCCCTGGACTCCAAGCACGGCATTGGCGCTGACTCTCTCATACCCAATGGTGGAGAACATCGTGGAACCGCCGCTGGGGAGCAGGAGTTCCGGCTCAAAGAGATGAAGCAGGAGCCCATGGATGACATCCTCCCCTGCATGCTGCCGTCAGGGGGCGGAGCCAGCAACAGCCTCTTCCCTGACCTCAACGAGCAGGAGTGGACGGAGCTCATGGAGGAGCTCAACCGCTCGGTGGCCTATGAGGACATCCAGGACATCCTCAACGACGGTTTCGAGGACCGCAAGGACCCTCCTGATCTGGCCGGACCCACCCCTGGGACAGGCGCACAGTCTGGGGGAACCTCACAAGGAGGCCTCCTGCTTCCGGACCTGGCCAGCGTCAAGGCAGAGTTCTCCCCGGCCTCTACCGCCTTCGAGCAGGACTCATGCGCCGGCTCGCCCCACGCCAGGCCCAAGTCATCGGGGCCGCCCATGCAGCACTCCGCCAGCTTCCCGGGAGCAGCCACCTCCACCGTCTCCTCCCCGGCCCTGCCCCAGCCCCTCAGCCAGCAGCCTCCCCCATCCAGGCAGCTCCCTCCCCAGAACCACCGCCTTCCCCCGGGGCCTGTCTCCAAAGACCTGTCCCCTGCCCAGCAGCTCCAGCAGCTAGCTGCCCAGCAGCAGAGAGCCCAGCAGATGCAGTCCCAGCTCCAACAGCAGCAACACGCTCAGAAACAGCAGCAAGCCcaaaaacaacagcagcagcaagccCCCAAATTCCACCCCTCTGGGTCCCACCCCTGCCGTCCATCTTGGCCACCCCAGTCGGCCCCGTCTCAGAGCCCCGTAGGGGGAGCTTACGGCCTGGAGAAGCCCACCAGCCCCTCCCTCTACCCCCAGGACTTCCCAAATAACCCCAAGCCCCAGCTGATGATGCCCGGACAGCCCAACAAGGGCTCACCCAAAGCCGTGGCCGGCGGGTACCTGCAGCCCGGAGGCCCCCACACCAACATGCTGGGTCACCCTGCCCAAGGACCAGGGGCTCCGCTTAGCCACCCTGCAGCAGCAGGCCCTGGGGGCCTGGGCTCTGCCATGCTCAACTACAGCAATACCAAGCCCCTGTCCCACTATGAGGCTGCGGCCCAGGGGCCACCGCAGGGCCCCCCCAGTGCCCAGAGCCAGAACAAGGCAGTGCTGCTGTCGCTCctcagacagcagcagcagatgaAGCAGAAGCAAGGTCTGTCCTTCAGACCACAGCTACCCCACGGCCAG GAACAGAACGTATACCCTGCCGCACCGCACGGCCCTGGACCTGGCAACGCCATGGCCCCCCAGCTGGGGGGGCCCGGCAACGGAATGGCGGGAAACCACGGCAACGTCGCCTACCTGTCGGGGCAGGCGGCGGTGAAGCAGCAGCTGATGGAGCAGCAGAAACAGTTCCTACTGGGCCAGAGGCAGCAGCTGATCATGGCCCAACAG GAAAAACAGCGTCAGCAGCAAGAGCAGCAGCTCCAGAGGCACCTGACCCGTCCCCCTCCCCAGTACCAGGACCAACAGAACCAGCAACCTGGCGCACAGAACAACCCCTTCCAGCAGCAGCAGGTTGCCCAGTTTACAG GTTCGTCACAGCCATTGAGCAACGTTGGTACGCTGGGAGGCCCCGCCCCTGGAGCTCAGCGAATGTTCCCCCAGACGCAACAAGGCATGATTGGTATGACCATGGGCCAACAGGGTGGTGCTGGCCCCACCCCTGgtgtcccccctccctccagccaGGCAGACATGAGCCTCGCCTCCTGTGTAGGTGTTATGGACTCTGCCTTACAGCATCAGGTACTCTACAGCAACATGAACATGCACCCCTCCCAGCAAAGTTCCATGCAGAGGCAGCCTGTAAGCAATATGGGCGTCTCCTACCGACAGAACATGCTATCCCAGCAGCAACACCTTAAAAACCAGCCTAACGCCGCCCTGCtgaaacaacagcagcagcagttagCCAGACTACCCGGCTCCATGCCTGGCRGCAACATGCCCAGTGTTATGCCCAACGCCATGCAGAGCACCCAGAGCCAAACTTGGCAGCAGCAGGGCATGCAGCAAGCTATGGGTGCCCAGCAGCCTCCCTCCAGCAACGGAGGTCTCCCGCCCAATGCCTTTGCCAACCCCAACGCCTTCCACATGCAGCAGCAGACCCACATACCAAACAAGATGCCTGTTGGCAACACCCCCTTCGGCGCCAATGCCAACGGCAGGCCCATGGGCGCCATGAACACTGCCCAGAAACAGATGATGCAGCAGGCCCAGCAAAGGACTGCAGCCAACCCCCAAGCTTCCCTTGGGCAGCCCTTAGGCCCAGGGCAAGTCTTACCCAatcagcaacagcagcagggTTCCCAAGGCCAGGGGGTGTTGCCCGACCTGGGTGCCTTTGGTCAGCCGCAGGGGGGGTGTTTGGTCAGCCAGGGGCTCCAGTGCAGACAGCAGGGCTACCAGGTCAACAGAACTGCTaaccaacagcagcagcagttgcCGTTTATCTACAACACTGGGTCAGGGGCTAGCAGTTTGCCCAGCTTCCCTGGTGAGAGTGACCTGGTGGACTCTCTGCTGAAAGAACGCAGCACGCAGGAGTGGATGGACGATCTGGATGAGCTCTTAGCTAGCCACCATTGA
- the LOC111965813 gene encoding mastermind-like protein 1 isoform X1 — translation MMADFVVPRHSAVMERLRRRIELFRRHNTSCENRYDNTARERLEMERQQTFALHQRCLQTKAKRSSKHRQPTSDQAVQRGSGTGGNNADLGDGGTPEQSRNSTLIALQESVKRKLESAGSPGQVNGFSDGYPPSKKACLDNGTSNGGIPPRSPLDSKHGIGADSLIPNGGEHRGTAAGEQEFRLKEMKQEPMDDILPCMLPSGGGASNSLFPDLNEQEWTELMEELNRSVAYEDIQDILNDGFEDRKDPPDLAGPTPGTGAQSGGTSQGGLLLPDLASVKAEFSPASTAFEQDSCAGSPHARPKSSGPPMQHSASFPGAATSTVSSPALPQPLSQQPPPSRQLPPQNHRLPPGPVSKDLSPAQQLQQLAAQQQRAQQMQSQLQQQQHAQKQQQAQKQQQQQAPKFHPSGSHPCRPSWPPQSAPSQSPVGGAYGLEKPTSPSLYPQDFPNNPKPQLMMPGQPNKGSPKAVAGGYLQPGGPHTNMLGHPAQGPGAPLSHPAAAGPGGLGSAMLNYSNTKPLSHYEAAAQGPPQGPPSAQSQNKAVLLSLLRQQQQMKQKQGLSFRPQLPHGQEQNVYPAAPHGPGPGNAMAPQLGGPGNGMAGNHGNVAYLSGQAAVKQQLMEQQKQFLLGQRQQLIMAQQEKQRQQQEQQLQRHLTRPPPQYQDQQNQQPGAQNNPFQQQQVAQFTGSSQPLSNVGTLGGPAPGAQRMFPQTQQGMIGMTMGQQGGAGPTPGVPPPSSQADMSLASCVGVMDSALQHQVLYSNMNMHPSQQSSMQRQPVSNMGVSYRQNMLSQQQHLKNQPNAALLKQQQQQLARLPGSMPGXNMPSVMPNAMQSTQSQTWQQQGMQQAMGAQQPPSSNGGLPPNAFANPNAFHMQQQTHIPNKMPVGNTPFGANANGRPMGAMNTAQKQMMQQAQQRTAANPQASLGQPLGPGQVLPNQQQQQGSQGQGVLPDLGAFGQPQGGCLVSQGLQCRQQGYQVNRTANQQQQQLPFIYNTGSGASSLPSFPGESDLVDSLLKERSTQEWMDDLDELLASHH, via the exons ATGATGGCCGATTTTGTAGTGCCGCGACACAGTGCGGTGATGGAACGACTCCGCCGTCGAATCGAGCTCTTCAGGAGGCATAACACCAGCTGCGAGAACCGCTACGACAACACAGCGAGGGAGCGGCTGGAGATGGAACGGCAGCAGACCTTTGCACTGCACCAACGGTGCCTGCAAACCAAGGCCAAGCGGTCGAGTAAGCACAGACAGCCAACATCCGACCAAGCAGTTCAGAGAGGGTCAGGGACCGGGGGCAACAACGCAGACCTAGGGGATGGTGGGACGCCCGAGCAGAGCAGAAACAGCACTTTGATTGCG TTGCAGGAGTCAGTGAAGAGGAAGCTGGAGAGCGCTGGCTCCCCTGGTCAGGTCAACGGCTTCAGCGATGGCTACCCCCCGTCCAAAAAGGCTTGCCTAGACAACGGCACGTCCAACGGCGGCATCCCCCCTCGCTCACCCCTGGACTCCAAGCACGGCATTGGCGCTGACTCTCTCATACCCAATGGTGGAGAACATCGTGGAACCGCCGCTGGGGAGCAGGAGTTCCGGCTCAAAGAGATGAAGCAGGAGCCCATGGATGACATCCTCCCCTGCATGCTGCCGTCAGGGGGCGGAGCCAGCAACAGCCTCTTCCCTGACCTCAACGAGCAGGAGTGGACGGAGCTCATGGAGGAGCTCAACCGCTCGGTGGCCTATGAGGACATCCAGGACATCCTCAACGACGGTTTCGAGGACCGCAAGGACCCTCCTGATCTGGCCGGACCCACCCCTGGGACAGGCGCACAGTCTGGGGGAACCTCACAAGGAGGCCTCCTGCTTCCGGACCTGGCCAGCGTCAAGGCAGAGTTCTCCCCGGCCTCTACCGCCTTCGAGCAGGACTCATGCGCCGGCTCGCCCCACGCCAGGCCCAAGTCATCGGGGCCGCCCATGCAGCACTCCGCCAGCTTCCCGGGAGCAGCCACCTCCACCGTCTCCTCCCCGGCCCTGCCCCAGCCCCTCAGCCAGCAGCCTCCCCCATCCAGGCAGCTCCCTCCCCAGAACCACCGCCTTCCCCCGGGGCCTGTCTCCAAAGACCTGTCCCCTGCCCAGCAGCTCCAGCAGCTAGCTGCCCAGCAGCAGAGAGCCCAGCAGATGCAGTCCCAGCTCCAACAGCAGCAACACGCTCAGAAACAGCAGCAAGCCcaaaaacaacagcagcagcaagccCCCAAATTCCACCCCTCTGGGTCCCACCCCTGCCGTCCATCTTGGCCACCCCAGTCGGCCCCGTCTCAGAGCCCCGTAGGGGGAGCTTACGGCCTGGAGAAGCCCACCAGCCCCTCCCTCTACCCCCAGGACTTCCCAAATAACCCCAAGCCCCAGCTGATGATGCCCGGACAGCCCAACAAGGGCTCACCCAAAGCCGTGGCCGGCGGGTACCTGCAGCCCGGAGGCCCCCACACCAACATGCTGGGTCACCCTGCCCAAGGACCAGGGGCTCCGCTTAGCCACCCTGCAGCAGCAGGCCCTGGGGGCCTGGGCTCTGCCATGCTCAACTACAGCAATACCAAGCCCCTGTCCCACTATGAGGCTGCGGCCCAGGGGCCACCGCAGGGCCCCCCCAGTGCCCAGAGCCAGAACAAGGCAGTGCTGCTGTCGCTCctcagacagcagcagcagatgaAGCAGAAGCAAGGTCTGTCCTTCAGACCACAGCTACCCCACGGCCAG GAACAGAACGTATACCCTGCCGCACCGCACGGCCCTGGACCTGGCAACGCCATGGCCCCCCAGCTGGGGGGGCCCGGCAACGGAATGGCGGGAAACCACGGCAACGTCGCCTACCTGTCGGGGCAGGCGGCGGTGAAGCAGCAGCTGATGGAGCAGCAGAAACAGTTCCTACTGGGCCAGAGGCAGCAGCTGATCATGGCCCAACAG GAAAAACAGCGTCAGCAGCAAGAGCAGCAGCTCCAGAGGCACCTGACCCGTCCCCCTCCCCAGTACCAGGACCAACAGAACCAGCAACCTGGCGCACAGAACAACCCCTTCCAGCAGCAGCAGGTTGCCCAGTTTACAG GTTCGTCACAGCCATTGAGCAACGTTGGTACGCTGGGAGGCCCCGCCCCTGGAGCTCAGCGAATGTTCCCCCAGACGCAACAAGGCATGATTGGTATGACCATGGGCCAACAGGGTGGTGCTGGCCCCACCCCTGgtgtcccccctccctccagccaGGCAGACATGAGCCTCGCCTCCTGTGTAGGTGTTATGGACTCTGCCTTACAGCATCAGGTACTCTACAGCAACATGAACATGCACCCCTCCCAGCAAAGTTCCATGCAGAGGCAGCCTGTAAGCAATATGGGCGTCTCCTACCGACAGAACATGCTATCCCAGCAGCAACACCTTAAAAACCAGCCTAACGCCGCCCTGCtgaaacaacagcagcagcagttagCCAGACTACCCGGCTCCATGCCTGGCRGCAACATGCCCAGTGTTATGCCCAACGCCATGCAGAGCACCCAGAGCCAAACTTGGCAGCAGCAGGGCATGCAGCAAGCTATGGGTGCCCAGCAGCCTCCCTCCAGCAACGGAGGTCTCCCGCCCAATGCCTTTGCCAACCCCAACGCCTTCCACATGCAGCAGCAGACCCACATACCAAACAAGATGCCTGTTGGCAACACCCCCTTCGGCGCCAATGCCAACGGCAGGCCCATGGGCGCCATGAACACTGCCCAGAAACAGATGATGCAGCAGGCCCAGCAAAGGACTGCAGCCAACCCCCAAGCTTCCCTTGGGCAGCCCTTAGGCCCAGGGCAAGTCTTACCCAatcagcaacagcagcagggTTCCCAAGGCCAGGGGGTGTTGCCCGACCTGGGTGCCTTTGGTCAGCCGCAGGGGGGGTGTTTGGTCAGCCAGGGGCTCCAGTGCAGACAGCAGGGCTACCAGGTCAACAGAACTGCTaaccaacagcagcagcagttgcCGTTTATCTACAACACTGGGTCAGGGGCTAGCAGTTTGCCCAGCTTCCCTGGTGAGAGTGACCTGGTGGACTCTCTGCTGAAAGAACGCAGCACGCAGGAGTGGATGGACGATCTGGATGAGCTCTTAGCTAGCCACCATTGA